ACTAAATGCTTCATTTTCTAATTACTATTTTTAATCACCTTTCTCTTACTTAGAATCTTCAGACTCTAAAAGGTTTAAAATAAAATAATTAACTCTTTAAGATATACTTCTCTGAAATGCTGCTACTGTATTGATATTCAACTTATTGAACAATTGAAAATATCAATACCCTACAAATGTAATAGGTCTATGCATATTCACCAACTTTTATATTTGGATAAATTTCTGCGTAGGTCTTAATACGCTCCTGGTCAAGACGTCGATACACATGGTGTCTTTTGATTTTGCTGATGGAGTCTACACCGGTAGCACCCATAAATTCAACAAAGCTCATCACTGTTTCATTATGAAATTTTGCAACCCTTTGAATTTTGTCTTCCACATTTAAGCCTTTTACCAAATGTTGTTGCTGCGTAGCCACACCCGTGGGACAATTGTTGCTATGGCATTCAAGAGCCTGAATGCAACCCAAAGCCAACATCATTCCTCGAGCGCTATAGCAAGCATCCGCACCTAATGCAAATGCTCGGAAGATGTGAAAGCCAGTAAGTATTTTGCCAGAGGCAATTACTCTTATATCTTTTTTGAAACCATAACCACGTAAAGAATCACAAACAAATGCCAACCCATCTCGTAAAGGCATGCCGATATTGTTTGAAAATTCGAGTGGAGCAGCACCAGTTCCTCCTTCTCCACCATCTACAGTAATAAAATCAGGTGTAATGCCTGTGTTTTGCATGGCAATACATAGATCTGTGAATTCAATTTTATTGCCAACACAAAGCTTAAAACCTATAGGCTTGCCTCCGGATAGTTCTCTCAATTTTTTGATGAATTGCATCAACTCTTCAGGATTTCGAAAGGCACTATGAGCGGGAGGAGAGTCGACTCTTGTGTGGGGCTCAACCGCTCGTATGGCGGCGATTTCTTTCGTATTCTTGATTGCAGGGAGAATACCCCCATGGCCGGGTTTGGCCCCTTGAGACATTTTAATCTCAATCATTTTTACTTGATGCAGAGTGGCCTTTTCTTTAAACATATCTTCATTGAAAGTACCGTCTTTGTTTCTACATCCAAAGTATCCTGTACCAATTTGCCAAATGAGGTCACCTCCATGTTTCAAATGGTATTGACTAATACTTCCTTCTCCTGTATTATGGGCAAAATTCCCAAGTTTGGCTCCACCATTTAAAGCTTCTATCGCTCGATCACTCAATGCGCCGTAACTCATAGCAGAAACATTATAAATACTAGAATTGTAGGGTTGTTTGCAATCTTTGCCACCTATCATCACTCTGGGATGATCGTCCAAATCGTGATGATTGATGGGGTGAATCGAGTGGTTTGCCCATTCATAGCCATCTACATAGACGTCTAATTTGGTTCCGAATGGGTTGGTAGATAATGCACC
The sequence above is drawn from the Reichenbachiella sp. genome and encodes:
- a CDS encoding FMN-binding glutamate synthase family protein, with protein sequence MRYQFIGLSIITSLTLIALSLYWPWVWWSFAVVGPVIFLGVLDVFDKKHTLRRNFPLLGAFRYIMEDLRPKIYQYFIESETDGAPINRMFRSIVYQRAKGALSTNPFGTKLDVYVDGYEWANHSIHPINHHDLDDHPRVMIGGKDCKQPYNSSIYNVSAMSYGALSDRAIEALNGGAKLGNFAHNTGEGSISQYHLKHGGDLIWQIGTGYFGCRNKDGTFNEDMFKEKATLHQVKMIEIKMSQGAKPGHGGILPAIKNTKEIAAIRAVEPHTRVDSPPAHSAFRNPEELMQFIKKLRELSGGKPIGFKLCVGNKIEFTDLCIAMQNTGITPDFITVDGGEGGTGAAPLEFSNNIGMPLRDGLAFVCDSLRGYGFKKDIRVIASGKILTGFHIFRAFALGADACYSARGMMLALGCIQALECHSNNCPTGVATQQQHLVKGLNVEDKIQRVAKFHNETVMSFVEFMGATGVDSISKIKRHHVYRRLDQERIKTYAEIYPNIKVGEYA